gGTACAGCGACCGCATCCATCTGTCAATCTCCCGCTCCATCTTTCCCTCACTcatgaacaagaccccaagatacttgAGCACCTCCTCcagctctccaccaacctgaaggtGATTTGCCACCCCTttctgagaaccatggcctcagaCTTGGAGGttctgattctcatcccagccatttcacactcggctgcaaaccatcCCAGTACATGCTGAAGGTCCTAGCCCgatgaagtcaacatgaaaataTCATCTGCAAAAAGCAGAGACGAAATCCCTGTCCTCAAACCGGACACCCTCACACCATCATCAAACTACacctttgcttgtttgtttgtttgttatgaaTAGCGCTCTTTAGTagcaaaaaattacatattgtgtctttaagtaatcagattacttttttcaactagtacagtaatgcattactttttgatttataagaaaatatattttactttttaaataagtaactttttcaaataagtaacgccagttactttgtttctcATGTACTGACTGAAGGCTCTCCTGTCGTCATGTTGAGAGAATCAGGAGTGCAGAGGCGTTCTGTGTGAACATGAAATTACAGTAGCTCTAGACTACAACATGCATTTAAACATCTCACACAGAAACAGAATCAGTATTcctcaaaatcaataaaaacagctAAATACAAACTCAGAATGACAGAAACCTGCAATAATTGAGCATGTTAATTAacacaaatatcctttatgtttttatttaaaattgtcacAGTATCGTATTATAGCAGACATCCCAtcctgcaaaaagtcatttcagggaggtatcccgaagacccccccccccccacccaaaaaaaggaaggaaatacaTCCCAGCTGTAGTCACCTTCTCAGTGAGACTTTGCCTATCTGAATGGGAGAACTTCCCTGCGCTTAGCCTCCCTAAAATGTTGTGGTCCCTAAGAGAtatagcataaaatattatttctataagctataggcctatgttattattatatgttattatttgttaattatgtttaaatatgtagattacttttactatttatataacaacctgcttatacaatttatgtaaactgcttttatttattttccattgcaactttaaacgggtctaaagagtttgttgttttcatgtagccttggcaaTATGCAGATAAGTATAcaacatgccttttgcaatcatttaacccgccatgggcaatgcttgagcaagactgtcattatgttttacatctataagacaggggtacactttcgtgtagtctgccataaaatgtgtcttatacttttttttttttttttttttggcactttcCCTCTGTCATGGTGCTCCTTTTTCTAGATAGACAATCAATTAATTTTGttcgggagaagagataaaagcccccccacactgacaattgattggttgatttgcagaaacaggccaatcaggatgctctctgtctgacatgcgcttcgcacacatgcacactagcacacacacatgcaaggtCTCTCGCTCCCACTCCCTCTCTGCCGTGTGCGcgctacacggtttgaaacacagtatctgtttcgcaTGCGCTTTCAATATGCggagactcccggaacttccggAACACTTGGGATGTGTgttatagtcctccacgtccacggcattctcaaaactcaggcaatttgataatacctagaatatcaaaatcaactgcgggcggcggatccttttcctatttggctcctaaactctggaataacctacctaacattgttcgggaggcagacacactcttgcagtttaaatctagattaaagacccatctctttaacctggcttacacataacatactaatatgcttttaatatccaaatccgttaaaggatttttaggctgcattaattaggtaaactggaaccggaaacacttcccataacacccgatgtacttgctacatcattagaagaatggcatctacgctaatattagtctgtttctctcttgttccgaggtcaccgtggccaccagatccagtctgtgtccagatcagagggtcactgcagtcacccggatccagtacgtatccagaccagatggtggatcagcacctagaaaggacctctacatccctgaaagacagcggagaccaggacaactagagccccagatacagatcccctgtaaagaccttgtctcagaggagcaccaggacaagaccacaggaaacagatgattcttctgcacaatctgactttgctgcagtctggaattgaactactggtttcgtctggtcagaggagaactgacccccaactgagcctggtttctcccaaggttttattctccatcaagtcttagacagtgttctaggttattaaatgcagaatttttaggtcctataattaacacctctgttttttctgaatttagcagtaagaaattactcgtcatccagttttttatatcgactatgcattccattagtttttcaaattggtgtgtttcaccgcaccgcgaagaaatatagagctgagtatcatcagcataacagtgaaagctaacaccatgtttcctgatgatatctcccaagggtaacatataaagcgtgaagagtagcggccctagtactgagccttgaggtactccatactgcacttgtgatcgatatgatacatcttcattcactgctacgaactgatggcggtcatataagtacgatttaaaccatgctaatgcacttccactgatgccaacaaagtgttcaagtctatgcaaaagaatgctgtggtcaattgtgtcaaacgcagcactaagatccaataaaactaatagagagatacacccacgatcagatgataagagcagatcatttgtaactctaaggagagcagtctcagtactatgatacggtcctAAATCCATACATAATACTGTGAAAAGATTCAGGGAATCCAGCGGAATCTCAGTCTGTGTAGGGCAAGGCAGGAAACCTCAGTTGAATGTGCTTGACCTTTGAGTCAATTGAAATATAACCATACGGTCTCAGGACTACTTCAGTAATACGCTAAGACTTAACACAGTCTGCCACTGTATCGATAAATGAAACCTGAATCTCTGTTACTCTAGGAGAAAGCTATAAACGTGTGCTGTGCTCAGATGAGTCCACTGGGAAGTCCCAAAGACCAGAGGGAGCATCCAGACTTCCACCAGCAACAGATGCATCTGTCATTATATGGGGGTGCAGCAGAGCAAGCGACTTGAGTGACTGGCATATGTGTGAATGTACCATTGACATGGGGACATGTACTGAAAATGTAGACATATACTGCGAATCAAGATGACATCTCTCCTGGgaagtccatggttattagaGCAAGACAATGCCAGCTCTCATTATGCATGTGCTCTAACAGCGTGGTGTAGTAGACACAGACTGAATGTGCTTGGATCTGTTTAGATCTGTCTCCTGTTGAACATGGGTCAGTCACGAAAAGGAGAATCAGACAACGACGATCATAGACTGATGCGAAGCTGTAGTCTTCGATCAAGTGAGACTGGACAAACATTTTGCTTGCAAAACAATTACTATCCTCAATTcccaaacaattaaacattttcattcaaattGATCTGCCAGAGTATTAAACACGCCACTGTCCCAACTGTTCTGAAGTGTGCTGCAGCCATCAAGATTTCTTTATATTTACACAATAAAATTAAGTTGGCCAGTGAAAACTATGGACGTTTTCTCTTTGTACTTTAGTCAAATATATATAGGttaaagagaaagaacaaatcacagattcttgattttatGGCATTTCACAAAAGTTCCCATCTTGGGGTTGTGCAACCCTCAGCATATTTAGACATTAATGACCCTAAAAGAAAGTGTTTCAACTGTAGCTAATGGGATGTGAACATTTGATTTAGTCATATTGTTTCCAAATGCACGGCtaggtctcacacacacacacacacacacacacacacactcaccctcgCTTTCCCAGCAGGCCCTGTAGAGGAAACATGTTCTGTGGATTCCAGTCTGGATCGACATGCAGCCAGCGTCTCCGTCCCACAGCAGAGGACACATCCAGCACCGCGTCTGCAGAGAGAggagatctacacacacacacacacacacaggactccCCATCATTTGAACGACTGACTGGTAAATATTGTTTGTACAGGAGAGACTGAAAAGCAGAATTTCCTTCATAACTCATTGCAAATCACATCATCAGTAATATATTTAGACggagaaatatattaatatattttaagacgTAATATATTAGATCAAGGTTCTGCATGGTTTTTCTGGAGAGTGCGAAAAGCTCacaatgaaaaataatgtaaCAGAAAGCTCCTTATAGATGCACTGCATGTTAAGAATCCAGTGCAGATGTGGCACACGTGATTGATGCTTTAGCATCTGATCTCAGGCACTGAttgtttctggtgtgtgtgtgtgtgtgtgtgtgtgtgtgtactgaccTTACCCTAAACCCATCTGTGTACACGCGACGCTGCTGAGGTTTGAACTCCATGCATCCGCACAAACCCGATACTCCATCCCAGCCTTATGCACAGTTACCAAACCCTCGTCAGACAGAgacactggacacacacacacacacacacacacacacacacactgtgagccgGTCATCACTTACTAATCGGTCACTATCTTAACATCATTGTTTTTCTAACAATCCCCTTCAGTCTGTCTGCAGTTGCTGTATGATCACAGATGACACTAACATGATTTAAGATGTGAAGATCAGCAGACAGAAGAGTCTCTTACCACAGTTCCACTCGTCTGAGCTGTCAGAGCAGTGTCTCCTGCCGTCACACCACAGCGATCGGTGAACACACTGATGATTATTACACTCCATCTCATGACTGCTGCACACAGCTGGAAACAAACACACGAGAGTgagcacgcacgcacacaccactgtgtgtgtgtgtgtgtgtgtgtgtgtgtgtgctggtcacTCACAGCAGTTCTTCTCGTCCTCCTGCTGGCTGCAGTCAGGAAAGCCGTCACAGATCATGTTGTGACGGATGCAGGTTTTGTCTCCAGGACATTCCCATAAGCCCCGCTCCACACACCCTAGTGTCAGACACACACGGGGAACACTGTGTATATTTGTGAGCGGAATAATAATGTTGTCTATCATGTCATGtgagtgttttttttcctcaccgcATGTTTCCTCGTCACTGTCGTCGTCACAGTCTGTGTGTCCATCACAGCGTTTGGAAGAGAGGACACATCTCCCCGAGCGGCACTTAAAGTGACTGGGTGAGCactctggaacacacacacacacacacacacacacacacacgatcatcTAACCCTCATGGGAAACTTTACAGGTTACTGAATTATCTTTTCTTTTATCGTTTCTTTTATTTGTCtcataatttatgcattttgcaacatacatttttctgtttattactgtgaCGATGTTGGGaataatctgtattgtataaagcgcaaTAGAAACGAATGTGACTTGATGCATGTACACGTGTTTTACAGTATCTGTTGAAATTTTGTCATTTCTAAATGCGATTCAAAGGCAGTCAATAGAAGTGTAAGGTTAAGAACAAGTGATGTTTGGCACATTGATGAAGAGGATCTGAACATTTCTGATGGAAATGCTGTACTCTCACCAACAGTTAAAATAAAAGATAGCTTGTTCAAATTTTAGTATTAGTGTTTGACTGCGCACTGACCATTCACTTCTGGGTCAGGAAGCAAACAGGAACTATTTTCTTGACCTTCTTCTGGAAACTGAGTGCAGTTTGTATCCTCAGGCCACTGTAATCCCACAATTCTTAGCACTGATTCACATCGCTCCTTTGAATTCCTACACAAAgacctgatacacacacacacacacacacacagttgtcagTGTCTATTACACAGTggggaaaacatttatttgatcccAAGACAATTTTGTTAGTTAGCCCACATACGAAGAAATGATGGGTGTGTCATTTTTATGGTAGGGTTATTTTAATGCATAGAGATAGAATaccaaccaaaaataaaaataaacacattatataaaggttagaaattattttgttgtgtatttttgagtgaaataagtatttgatccccaccaaccagcaagaattctgTCTCTCACAGATTGGTTATGTCTCTTGTGGAGCACAGGGttagtgctgtcactttaagtTACTCCCAATGTCTGCTCCTTAGGTGTATAAGACATCCGTCCACACAATCTGTGTCTTCCATTCCCACCTCTCCACCACCagcaagaccaaagagctgttgaaggatgtcagagacaagCTTGTAGAcctgggttagggttagggttagggttagggtctcCCTAAACCTAACAAGACTGGAATGAGCTACAAGTCCATCAGCAAGAAGCTCGGTGACAAGGAGAAAACAAGGTCTGGAGCTCCGTGTAAGATCTCTCCTCATGCGGTGAGGATGATCATGAGAAAGATGAGGGATCAGCCCAGAACTACAGGCGAGGAGCAGCGCTCGCTCAAGAAGACACATGTACAGACCCCTTTAAAGTCTGCCAAAGAACATCTaatgattcagagaaggcttgggagaaagtgctgtggtcagataAGACCAAAACTGAGCTCTTGGGCATGAGCTAGACTCGCTGTGTTTGGAGGAACAGAGATGCTGACTGTGACCCCAAGAACACTACACTACAGTCAAGCACAGAGCTGAACCATTATACTTCTGCGTAGGGTACAGCAAAGACAACAAAGGAGTGACTCAAGGAGAAGCAGATGAAGGTCATGGAGGGGTCGAGCCAGTGTCCAGACCTCAATCCTGTAGAAGATCTGTGGAGCGAGCCGAAACTTCCAGTTGACAAACAACAGCCAAGAAACACTTAGGATTTAGAGAGGATCTGTTAAGAGAAGTGGAccaaaatccctcctgagatgtgtcatgttttgcttggggaaCAAATACTTACTtgactcactgaaatgcaaatcaatttctaacctttacaTAATatgattttctgtatttttcggttaatattctgtctctatatgttaaaataaacctaccataaaaatgacAGACCCTTCATTTCAAGTGGGCAAACGTACAAAATCATCAGGCAAACAAATACATATACCCCCCGTATATAAACAGTAAAGGTgcatgtagacacacacacacaggctgacCTGCAGGGCGGCACTCTCTGCTGCGTTACAGGGTCACACATCGGCACAAGCACCGTACACGCAAAGAACATCAGATATTTATAGCAGTTAGTCTGAACGAGCACAGGAAAGAGCGAGGACTCCCAGCTCATGGACGTCTCCTTCTGAGAGTGATGACCCAGATAGTTGGGGAATCTGGTGGAGTTATAGTGCAGATTCATGCAGATCTCCAGAGAGATGGGCTCACAgccacctgacacacacacacacacacacacacacacacaccggtgtcAAAGTACCATTGTGACACACAAACATTAACACTACATCTAACCCAATCATGGGAAACTCTGCAGAGCTCTGTGTTTgaccagaggtcagaggtcagaggtcagtcgTTCCACTCACTGCAGTTGTTGCCAGCATTGCGCAGGTCACATGACGTGTTTCCATGACAACCAGAGGAGCAGGAGGTTGAAGTACAACTGGACTGACCAGGAGGACACAAACCCTGAGCTGAGACGGAAGGAAAGCTGTAAACAACTGACTGATCagaagagtgtgtgtctgtgtgtgtgtgagtgtgagtgtgtgtgtgagagagtgagtgtgtgagagagagtgtgtgtgagagagagtgagtatgtgagagagagtgtgtgtgtgtgtgtgtgtgtgtgagagagagtgagtatgtgagagagagtgtgtgtgtgtgtgtgtgtgtgagtgtgtgtgtgagagagagtgagtgtgtgtgtgtgtgtgagtgtgtgtgtgtgtgagtgagtgtgtctttCAACTCACTCTGTTGTTGTGTGCAGTTCTCTTCATCGCTGCCATCTTTACAGTCATCTTCACCATCACAGCGGAAGGCGCTGGGAATACACTGCTTGTTCCTGCACTCCACTAAACCCTGGGACTTACacgctatacacacacacacacacacacacacattaatgtcCTGCAGGGTCACAGACACTCTGTAAGGGGCAATCGTGGTCTGATGGTCAGAAAGacagacttgtaacctgaaggatCATAGGTGAGGGAGTGAATGCAAGAACCAAACcccccactgctgtgtgtgtgtgtgtgtgtgtgtgtgttcactactgtgtgtgcacTTAATTGGTTTAATGCGGAGTACTAATTCTGAATGTGTTGTCACTTCTCTTGAGTTTGTGTGATGTGCAGCGGCTCACAGCAGTTCAGCTCATCACTTTTGTCCAGACAGTCGTGATCTCCATCACAGAGCCAGTCTCGAGGAATACAGCGTCCTTCTCCACAGCGATGCTCTTCAGTCGGGTCACACACTACAGCACAGAATGTCTTTATTGGTTAGCAGAAAGTTTAGAGTCAAATCTTCATCAGACGCAGTTGATGTAAGCAGCACAAACACGTGTGTTAACATCTTAACTCTGACAGCTCAGAACTCACCACAGTTTTGCTCATCGCTCAGATCACCACAGTCATCGTAGCCGTCGCACCGAAGATCAGGACTGATACAGCGACCGGTAGTACACAAATACTGACCATCCGCACAAGCTGGAGAAACGACAGAGCGAGAGGATCCCAGTGAGTGAAAGGGAGTATGTGATTCTTTAATGTATGGATGCAAAGACCACAGTCTGCACTGCTGGGAACCAGAACCTGTGATCACCTATGATCCTATGATACTGCTTTACTGTGTGTGAGCACAGGTGCGTCTCTATACTCAAACTCCCTCATGTCCTCCAGACGTGACCCGGATATCCATCAAACTCAGCCATCATGAAGGACGTCTCAATTCTCTAATTGCATCGTGAGGAGGAGAGGAACGAGGAAGCTTTCAGACGAGCTATAAGCAAGGAGGCAGCTTTTGTTGTCGAAAACTGATAATGTACCAATTATTCTTCTTTATTTGTCACAATCAATTTAATTTATGCTTGCAttctaaataaatcatattttgagtatcttgttttattcatatttattaagaataaCCAAACCTCAGCTGCATGAATTGTATaatctgcacaatctgactttgctgcagtctggaattgaactactggtttcgtctggtcagaggagaactgaccccaactgagcctggtttctcccaaggtttttttctccattctgtcaccgatggagtttggtTCCTCTGGTTTGCTGTGGACATTTAATATCCAGCGATATCCTCGagttgattgcacagacactatttaaactgaactgagctggacgatgacatcactgaattcaatgatgaactgcctttaattgaaaactgagtgtttactattgtccttttgcattatttacacactattttcctatttaatactgtaaagggctttgacacaatctgtattgttaaaagcattatataaataaatgtgacttgacttgataagaatttaaataaataattaaaagtattattatgaCCAAATAGAGTGCAACAGTCAGGTTACGGAAGTAAAAATGCCATTCATGTGTTTTCCCACAGGGAAATAATTTAAACCTTAAAGACCTGCAGGCATTTGCTCCTGTTAAAAGCATCTGTTCACATTATCTcaatatatgttttaaataatcattttaaccTCAGAATCcctggtgaaaaactacattacccatgatgctgtcAGGATActatgtttgtaatgttgtgattgtCCTCACAGCTGGCTGATTTAGTCCATAGATTATAATACttaaattaagacttttaaaatcCCTATGGGaaaaatgaattgaaaaataCTTCTGGAACCAGTGGCACTGAAAAAGTGATGCTGAGAACACTCAAGGTTTTCCATCAATTTCTCCATCCTCGTTTTCTTTCCTGGGCTGGATCTGATGCACAACTAAGAAAATGAGAAGCACACACTTACTGCAATCGGCCTCGTCGCTCCAGTCGTCGCAGTCGTTGTATCCATTGCACACTAGTTTCAGGGGGATGCATATTCCGGTCGCACACAGGAAGTGATCGCTTCTTCCACACGCAGcttaagacaaaatccaaaacAGACAAGCGATCAGAGCTAACCATTCCAAACATGATTCCAGTACTGGACGAGCACTCACAGAGCTTTCCTTTGGCGTGTCGCGGCGTGTAGCAGAGCGGCGTGTTTTCGGCATTCGTTCCCGTGTTGTTGGTGAACTGAGAGCAGCGCAGGAACTCCGGCCAGGATGCGTTAAACATCTGCAGCACAGGCTCACAGCCCTCACGAGCCGCTTCGCAGAACGACTGACAGGGCAGAACCAGATTCCTGTGACAGACCAACAAACTATAGAAACACTCCAACACGACCAGTGGTTCATGTTAATCAGGTCATATTTTCCTCTAAAAAATGCTAGTTAATATTATCACAATGGAATAAAACTCACTGACAGGGTATAAAAGCTaatttttgcacttttttatttatttttactgttcaaAAAGCAAtaagaacttaaaaaaaatgtttgcagatctctcattatgctatattattacaaaaaattgAACTCAATCATTTCATGAACTCGTGTTCAGTCAGCACAGGTTTTTGGGACTGATTGATAGTAGGCTTCATTGATC
This Carassius gibelio isolate Cgi1373 ecotype wild population from Czech Republic chromosome A23, carGib1.2-hapl.c, whole genome shotgun sequence DNA region includes the following protein-coding sequences:
- the corin gene encoding atrial natriuretic peptide-converting enzyme; its protein translation is MLRIVADFQPITGVCVSDELIMGEAFTHTQRCGKHLRLLLFILLPCVCGLICVCVLLLALTGLFGNGLLDAGSSLPSNSTDPGPMMSDNGTMAPQSGTQQVLTNTPPQWDSAHWMPRADTSSSSSSSSSPSVDPTAAAAVDRWTSVSTVTSIRADAGLCFDITEIQCNMLPYNQSGVLPGTTVVKSSELQMFLKFFSYLNQLSCYRHIMLFGCSIALPQCISHRDRRNLVLPCQSFCEAAREGCEPVLQMFNASWPEFLRCSQFTNNTGTNAENTPLCYTPRHAKGKLSACGRSDHFLCATGICIPLKLVCNGYNDCDDWSDEADCTCADGQYLCTTGRCISPDLRCDGYDDCGDLSDEQNCVCDPTEEHRCGEGRCIPRDWLCDGDHDCLDKSDELNCSCKSQGLVECRNKQCIPSAFRCDGEDDCKDGSDEENCTQQQTQGLCPPGQSSCTSTSCSSGCHGNTSCDLRNAGNNCSGCEPISLEICMNLHYNSTRFPNYLGHHSQKETSMSWESSLFPVLVQTNCYKYLMFFACTVLVPMCDPVTQQRVPPCRSLCRNSKERCESVLRIVGLQWPEDTNCTQFPEEGQENSSCLLPDPEVNECSPSHFKCRSGRCVLSSKRCDGHTDCDDDSDEETCGCVERGLWECPGDKTCIRHNMICDGFPDCSQQEDEKNCSVCSSHEMECNNHQCVHRSLWCDGRRHCSDSSDEWNCVSLSDEGLVTVHKAGMEYRVCADAWSSNLSSVACTQMGLGSPLSADAVLDVSSAVGRRRWLHVDPDWNPQNMFPLQGLLGKRGQSCTSSKKISLKCTRDKCGRRPAARMVKRILGGRTSRPGRWPWQCSLQSEPSGHICGCVLIGNKWALTVAHCFEGRESTDVWKVVLGINNLDHPSPYMQSRHVKSIIVHSRYNRAVVDYDISMLELESEVEVTSYVRPVCLPGRGQLPKADQYCHITGWGHVGNRMPFKLQEGEVRIISVSQCQTYFDMKTITSRMLCAGYEAGTIDSCMGDSGGPLVCEEDDGRWSLYGLTSWGSVCFSKVLGPGVYANVTHFTEWIERQIYLRTFNLL